From the genome of Pyxidicoccus trucidator:
AGGATCTCCAGGCCCCCGTGCTCCTCACCGAGCGCCGCCGCCTCGGGGAGGTGCCCACACGGGAGGGCTGCGAGGTGCTGTGCATCGACGCTGGCGAGGCGGCGCTCGTCCAGGAGCCCACGCACGCGCCAGACAGCGGCGTCACCCCGGAGAACCCGGCCTACGTCCTGTTCACGTCCGGCTCGACCGGACGGCCCAAGGGCGTCGTGGTGGAGCACCGCCAGCTCCACAACTACCTCGTGAGCATCCTGGAGCGGCTCGAGCTGCCGGAGGACGCCACCTATGCCACCGTCTCGACCTTCTCGGCGGACCTGGGCAACACGGTCATCTTCCCCGCGCTCTGCACCGGGAGCTGCCTGCATGTCATCTCCGCCGAGCGGGCCGCGGATCCGCTCGCGCTGGCGGACTACATGCGGCGGCATCCGATTGACGTCCTCAAGGTCGTCCCGAGCCACCTGCGCGCGCTGCTGAGCGCCGGAGACACGCGGGGGCTGCTCCCGCGGCGGAGCCTCATCCTCGGCGGGGAGGCCAGCCCTCGCGCATGGGTGGAGCAGCTCCAGGCGGCGGCTCCGGAATGCCGCATTCACAACCACTACGGCCCCACCGAGACGACGGTGGGAGTGATGACGTTCCGCTTCGAGCCCGCGCGCCCCTTCGCCGCGGAGACGGCGTTGCCGCTCGAGCGCCCCATCGCCAACACGCGGGTGTACGTCCTGGACGCTCGGCTGAGGCCGGTGCCCGTGGGCATGGCCGGTGAGCTCTACATCGGCGGGGCCGCGCTCGCTCGCGGCTACCTGGGCCGGCCCGAGCTGACAGCCCAGGCCTTCATCCCTGATCCATTCAGCACCGCGCCGGGCGCCCGGCTGTACCGCACCGGAGACCTGGCCCGCCACCTCTCCGATGGCACCCTCGAGCACCTCGGGCGCGCCGACAGCCAGGTGAAGTACCACGGCTACCGCGTGGAGCTCGCGGAGCTGCGCCAGGCGCTCACCCAGCACCCCCAGGTGCGTGACGGCGTCGTGCTGCTGAAGAAGGACGCGAACGGGAGTGAGGTCCTGGTCGCCTACTATGTCGCGCGACAGGAGCTGGAGCCCGAACAGCTCCGCGCCTTCCTGGCGGAGCGCCTCATCAGTGAGGTGCTCCCGAACCTCTACATCCACCTGAAGAAGCTGCCGCTCACCCTCAACGGGAAGGTCCACTACGACGCGCTCCCGTCGATTGAACAGGCCCGGCAGAAGCAGCGGCAGGCCCCCGTCCCCCCGCGCACGCCCGCGGAGGCGACGCTGGCCCGCATCTGGTGCCAGCTCCTCAACCTCAACGAGGTGGGCATCCACGACAACTTCTTCGGCCTGGGCGGCGACTCCATCCTCTGCATCCAGGTCATCTCCAGGGCAAACCAGGCGGGGCTGCGGCTCAGCCCGCGGCAGCTCTTCCAGCACCAGACCATCGCGGGACTGGCCAGCATCGCCTCCGACGCCCCGGCGACTCCCGCCGTGCAGGAGGAGCCGCTGCGCGGCCCCATCCCCTTCACCCCCATCCAGCGGTGGTTCTTCGAGCAGGAGGCGCCGGAGCCCGACGCCTGGTGCATCCTCGTGCCACTCGAGGCACGTCAGCCGCTGGACGTCGCGCGGCTCGAGCAGGCGTTGACCGCCCTGCTCCACCACCACGACGCGCTCAGGCTCCGGGTGAACCGGGGGCCGTCCGGCTGGGAGGCCTCGGTTGCCCCGCCCGACGCACCCATGCCGCTGGAGCGGGTCGACCTCTCGCCGCTCCCAGACGCCGCGCTGGAGGCAGGGGTCCAGCAGGTCGCGCAGCGGCTTCAGCGCAGGCTGAAGCTGGACACCGGCCCCATGGTCGCCGCGGCCTGGCTCGAGCTCGGCGCCCAGCGTCCGGCCCGGCTGCTGATCGCCGCCCACCGGCTGGTGATTGACGGCGTGTCCTGGCGCATCCTGTTCGAGCACCTCAACACGGCCTATGAGCAGCTCGTCGAGCAGGGCCGGTGCGAGCTGCCCCCGAGAACCAGCTCGCTCAAGACGTGGGTCGAGCAGCTGCAACGCCATGCGACTTCCGGCGCGCGCGAGGAGCTGGCGCACTGGAGCAGCATGGCCGCGCCGGCCGCCCTCCTCCCCGTGGACAGGCGCGAGGCCACCCTCCCGCTCACGCTCGAGCGAAGCCTGGCCTTCTGCCTGACTCCGGAGGAGAGCCAGGCGCTCCTCCGCGACTTGCCGGAGCGGCACCGGTCCGAGCTCGGGGAGCTGTTGATTGCCGCGCTCGCGAAGGCGCTGTGCGGCTGGTCCGGCCAGCAGGCGCTGCTGCTCGACCTGGAAGGCCATGGACGGGAGGACCTGTTCGACGGAGTGGACCTCTCCCGGACGGTGGGGTGGTTCGCGTCGCTGTACCCCGTCCTGCTCACCCCGGCGCCGGGCGCCGACATGGGGGCGACGGTCAAAGCGGTGAAGGAGCAGCTGCGCTCGGTGCCCCACCGGGGCATCGGCCATGGGGTGCTGCGCTACCTCGGTAGCGAGCCCGACGCCCACGCCCTGGCGCAGCGCCCGCGAGCCGAGGTGCTCTTCCGCTACGTCGGCCAGTACCACCTGGACAGCCGCTGGCTCACCGTGAAGGACCCCGCGGAGCCCCAGGCGCCGACGCGCCGGCACAAGCTGGCTGTCGTCGCGGGGGTGGCCGAGGGACAGCTGCGCATCACCTGGTTCTTCAGCGAGGCGATGTACCACCGGGCCACGCTCGAGGACCTCGCCGGCCGCTACACCGCGGTCCTGCGCGCGCTGATTGCTGGCGATGACCTCCAGGCCCAGCCTGCCTACACTCCCTCCGACTTCCCCCTGGCGGGACTCGATCAGCAGAAGCTCGACAAGCTCCTTGCCCGCCTCAAGAAGTAGTCTCCCGAAGACACTCGCCTCGTTTCAGGAGTCGTCCCCGATGTCCCCTCCACCGCTCAGCGCCGAGCTCTTCAACGGACACCTCGCCGCGGTCGCCATCTCCGCCATGAACGAGCTGGGCCTGCTGGACGCGCTTGATCGCGCCGGGGTGCTGCACCTGCCCAGCTGGGCGGAGCAGCACCAGCTGCACGCGATGACGGTCGACAGCCTGATGGAGGTCCTCGCCCTCTATGAAATCGTCACGTGCTCGGCCGATGGGACGGCCCGGCCTGGCAAGCACTTCGCGGACATCCTGAGGACGAAGGGCTACTTCACCTGGCTCACCTCGGGGTACGGCCGCCTCTTCCAGAACCTGAGCGGCACCATCCCCCTGGCAGCCCGGACGCAGGGCTTCATCGAGCGGGACGGCCGCGCCATCGCCCTGGGGGGACGGGATTACGGTCGCCAGTTCGTGGACGAGCAGTTCGACCACGTCCTGCGGATGCACGACTTCCGGGTGGTGGCGGACCTTGGCTGCGGCAGCGCGGAGCGGCTCATCGGCATGGCCCGCCGCTACCCCGCCGAGGGCATCGGCATCGACATGAACCCGGGTGCCATCGAGCTGGCGGCCCGGGGCATCCAGGAGGCGGGCCTCGAGCACCGCATCGGGCTCGTCCTGAGTGATTTGCGGACGCTGGAGCCGTCTCCGCGCCTGGACCGGGTGGATCTGCTCACCAGCTTCTTCAACGGGCACGACCTGTGGCCGCGAGAGGCCTGCCTGGCCGTGCTCGAGCGGCTCAAGCAGGTCTTCCGCAACGTCACGCGCTTCCTGCTGTGCGACACCTACCGCGCGGAGCCGTTCACCACCATCTCCGGGGTTCCCATCTTCACGCTGGGGTTCCACGTCACGCACGCCGCCATGGGCCAGTACATCCCCACCCGCGCGGACTGGTTGGAGCTGCTGGAGGAGGCGGGCTGGCAGTGCAACGGTGTCCATGAGATCGGGATTCCGTACAGCGCCATCTTCGACCTGTCCCCCGTACGCCGCACGGGGCGCCATGACTGACGGGAGCGGCGGAACGCGCCAGCCGGGTGGAGAGCCCGGAGCGGTGCCCCTGCTGGACTTCGTGACGAAGCTGCGCCAGCTCGACGTGAAGCTCTGGCTCGAGCAGGAGCAGCTGCGCTGCAGCGCGCCCAGGGGAGTGCTCACCGGAGAGCTGCGCGCGTCCATCAGCGCCCGGAAGGCCGAGCTCACCGCGCTGCTGCGCGAGGCGCGGACCTCGACCCGCGCGGTCGCCTCCGGCATTCCCAGGGCCCCGAGGACCGCGGAGCTCCCGCTCTCCTTCGCGCAGCAGCGCCTCTGGTTCTTCGAACAGCTCGAGCCCGACAGCCCGGTCTACAGCGTCGCCAGCGCCCTGCGCCTGCGGGGCGAGCTCGACGTGCGCGCGCTCGAGGCGGCCTGCACCGGGCTGCTCCACCGGCACGAGAGCCTGCGCACCACCTTCCAGAGCGTGGAGGGACGGCCCTTCCAGGTCATCGCCCCGCCCGCGCCCCACCCGCTCCCGGTGCTCTCGCTGGAGGCCCACCCGCCCTCCGAGCGGGAGGCAGTGGCCCGCCGGCTGGCCGAGGAGGAGGCGCGGCGTCCCTTCTCGCTGACCCGGGGGCCCCTGCTCCGGACGACGCTGCTGCGGCTGGCTCCGGATGAGCACGTCCTGCTGCTGACGCTGCATCACATTGTCACGGACGCATGGTCCGACCTCGTGCTCAACCGCGAGCTGGCCATGCTCTATGCCGCGGCACGGGCCGGCGTTCCCGCGAACCTGCCGGAGCTGCCCATCCAGTACGCGGACTTCGCGCTCTGGCAGCGGCAGTGGCTCCAGGGCGAGGTGCTCCAGGCGCAGCTCGACTACTGGCGGCGCCAGCTCGCCGACAGCCCGTCGGTCCTCGAGCTGCCCACGGACCGCCCGCGCCCGCCGACGCAGACCTACCGCGGTGACCGGTACAGCTTCCTGCTCCCGCCGGAGCTCGTCGCCGGGCTCAAGGCCCTCTCCCAGCGTCATGACGCCACGCTCGCGATGACGCTGCTGGCGGGCTTCGCGGCCCTGCTTCATCGCTACACCGGCCAGGAGGACCTGCTGATCGGCTCGCCCATCGCCGGCCGCCGTCACGTGGAGACCGAAGGCCTGCTCGGGTTCTTCGTCAACACGCTGGTGCTGCGCGCCCGCCCCTCGGCCCGGAGCACGTTCCCGCAGCTGCTGGCCGGCGTCCGGGAGACGTCCCTGGGCGCCTACGCGCATCAGGACCTCCCGTACGAGTACCTGCTGGAGAAGCTCCAGCTCACGAGAGACCTCAGCCGGAACTCGCTCTTCCAGGTCATGTTCGGAATGGCGCCCGGCGGCGAGGCCGACGCGTCGCTGCCGGGCCTGTCGGTCGAGCCGCTGGAGGTCGCGAGCAAGACGGCGCACTTCGACCTGATCATCGAGTTCGAAGAGCACTCGAGCGGACTCATCTGCCGGCTGAAGTACAACACCGACCTCTTCGACGTGAGCACCATCGGCCGGATGGAGCAGCACCTGCGGCGGCTGTTCGAGTCCGTCGCCGCGGAGCCGGAGCTCCGTCTGGCGGACATCCCGCTGCTGCCTCCCGAGGAGGAGCGGCGGGTGCTGGTGGAGTGGAACGCGACCCGGGCCGACTTCCCGGCCGACACGCCCATCCACGAGCTCATCGAGGCGC
Proteins encoded in this window:
- a CDS encoding class I SAM-dependent methyltransferase, which encodes MSPPPLSAELFNGHLAAVAISAMNELGLLDALDRAGVLHLPSWAEQHQLHAMTVDSLMEVLALYEIVTCSADGTARPGKHFADILRTKGYFTWLTSGYGRLFQNLSGTIPLAARTQGFIERDGRAIALGGRDYGRQFVDEQFDHVLRMHDFRVVADLGCGSAERLIGMARRYPAEGIGIDMNPGAIELAARGIQEAGLEHRIGLVLSDLRTLEPSPRLDRVDLLTSFFNGHDLWPREACLAVLERLKQVFRNVTRFLLCDTYRAEPFTTISGVPIFTLGFHVTHAAMGQYIPTRADWLELLEEAGWQCNGVHEIGIPYSAIFDLSPVRRTGRHD
- a CDS encoding non-ribosomal peptide synthetase, which encodes MDVYRLSPQQQRVWRLQRHGEPFRVECLMRLEGALHQDALTRALEQLVERHEVLRTLFPAMPGQSEPAQAVAPRGEVAWATVDLRMLGPEERERHARAHFEAVCAQPFALDSGPMLRVTLATLDERLHLLGLILPAMRADAATLRLLCRELQSAYAAPAGRPGSTSAPLPYLSFSEWQGELLAERAEPSSPAAAWWERHSREAPSVALPLERRGVAPPYRVERHPLTLRGEALASLEGAAHRAGGTLEGLVLATWAALLGKLAGQKELVLGLWSDGREHPELAETFGPMGRWLPLRCDVAPTRRLGELARQLQQTRSELLEWQRYFVWPVEEGEPVAGRDYPAFGFAWEEEAAGEPAASGFRGELRRAFVDRAKVSLAGAHAGGSLRLELQYDAGLLSEADIRHVAAQLEALLEHAARAPEAPLEALQPLGARERERLLVDFNATAQRIPSRCVHEWISEVAARHPTRTAVVFEAQSLTYAELEARANQLAHALRRRGAGPERRVGLLLERSIEMVVGMLGAMKAGAAYVPLEPSQPRQRLMYLLEDLQAPVLLTERRRLGEVPTREGCEVLCIDAGEAALVQEPTHAPDSGVTPENPAYVLFTSGSTGRPKGVVVEHRQLHNYLVSILERLELPEDATYATVSTFSADLGNTVIFPALCTGSCLHVISAERAADPLALADYMRRHPIDVLKVVPSHLRALLSAGDTRGLLPRRSLILGGEASPRAWVEQLQAAAPECRIHNHYGPTETTVGVMTFRFEPARPFAAETALPLERPIANTRVYVLDARLRPVPVGMAGELYIGGAALARGYLGRPELTAQAFIPDPFSTAPGARLYRTGDLARHLSDGTLEHLGRADSQVKYHGYRVELAELRQALTQHPQVRDGVVLLKKDANGSEVLVAYYVARQELEPEQLRAFLAERLISEVLPNLYIHLKKLPLTLNGKVHYDALPSIEQARQKQRQAPVPPRTPAEATLARIWCQLLNLNEVGIHDNFFGLGGDSILCIQVISRANQAGLRLSPRQLFQHQTIAGLASIASDAPATPAVQEEPLRGPIPFTPIQRWFFEQEAPEPDAWCILVPLEARQPLDVARLEQALTALLHHHDALRLRVNRGPSGWEASVAPPDAPMPLERVDLSPLPDAALEAGVQQVAQRLQRRLKLDTGPMVAAAWLELGAQRPARLLIAAHRLVIDGVSWRILFEHLNTAYEQLVEQGRCELPPRTSSLKTWVEQLQRHATSGAREELAHWSSMAAPAALLPVDRREATLPLTLERSLAFCLTPEESQALLRDLPERHRSELGELLIAALAKALCGWSGQQALLLDLEGHGREDLFDGVDLSRTVGWFASLYPVLLTPAPGADMGATVKAVKEQLRSVPHRGIGHGVLRYLGSEPDAHALAQRPRAEVLFRYVGQYHLDSRWLTVKDPAEPQAPTRRHKLAVVAGVAEGQLRITWFFSEAMYHRATLEDLAGRYTAVLRALIAGDDLQAQPAYTPSDFPLAGLDQQKLDKLLARLKK